A window of the Paenibacillus woosongensis genome harbors these coding sequences:
- the trmL gene encoding tRNA (uridine(34)/cytosine(34)/5-carboxymethylaminomethyluridine(34)-2'-O)-methyltransferase TrmL, with protein MTLHIVLVEPEIPANTGNIARTCAATGIHLHLVRPLGFRTDDATLKRAGLDYWYAVNIEYHDSFREVEEKYSGSRFFFATTKAQKRYTDFAYQDGDFFVFGKETKGLPDEILQAHPDQLIRMPMTDKVRSLNLSNSAAIIVFEALRQLDFPGMQ; from the coding sequence ATGACATTGCATATTGTACTTGTTGAACCGGAAATACCAGCAAACACGGGAAATATCGCGCGCACCTGCGCGGCAACGGGCATTCATCTGCATTTGGTGCGGCCGCTCGGCTTCCGCACGGATGATGCCACCTTAAAGCGTGCCGGGCTTGATTACTGGTATGCGGTAAATATCGAATATCACGATTCATTTCGAGAGGTCGAAGAGAAATACAGCGGCAGCCGCTTCTTCTTTGCGACGACGAAGGCGCAGAAGCGCTATACTGATTTCGCATACCAAGACGGCGATTTCTTCGTGTTCGGTAAAGAAACGAAAGGCCTTCCGGACGAAATTCTGCAGGCTCATCCGGATCAGCTGATCCGGATGCCGATGACGGATAAGGTACGTTCCCTAAATTTATCCAATTCAGCGGCGATCATTGTGTTTGAAGCGCTGCGGCAGTTGGATTTTCCGGGAATGCAATAA
- a CDS encoding maltose acetyltransferase domain-containing protein, whose product MAGEMYDASDAQLVEDRLRARRLTRLFNNTHEDELPRRTELLGELLGKMLILSRLFAVITARTFHVGRQFYANFDCVILDICEVRIGDYCFMAPERAYLHGNPSA is encoded by the coding sequence GTGGCAGGAGAAATGTATGATGCTTCGGACGCGCAGCTGGTAGAGGACAGGCTGCGGGCCAGAAGATTAACCCGTTTGTTTAATAACACGCATGAGGATGAACTGCCTCGCAGAACAGAGTTGCTGGGAGAACTGCTGGGGAAAATGCTTATATTGAGCCGACTTTTCGCTGTGATTACGGCTAGAACATTTCACGTGGGCCGTCAATTTTATGCAAATTTCGACTGCGTTATTTTGGATATTTGCGAAGTGAGAATCGGGGATTACTGCTTCATGGCTCCTGAGCGTGCATATCTACACGGCAACCCATCCGCTTGA
- a CDS encoding AbrB/MazE/SpoVT family DNA-binding domain-containing protein has product MKPAGVVRKVDQLGRIVLPKSLRKRYQMNEGDPVEILVQGDHIILERYRPKCVFCGSMESVSDFKERCICNQCLVEMNRLT; this is encoded by the coding sequence ATGAAACCTGCTGGTGTGGTCCGTAAAGTGGATCAGTTGGGAAGAATCGTTTTGCCCAAGTCGCTGCGTAAGAGGTATCAAATGAATGAGGGAGACCCTGTTGAAATTTTAGTACAGGGAGACCATATCATTTTGGAACGCTATCGTCCAAAATGCGTGTTCTGCGGCTCTATGGAGAGCGTCAGCGACTTCAAGGAACGCTGCATCTGCAATCAATGTCTCGTTGAGATGAACCGCCTCACATAA
- a CDS encoding phosphodiester glycosidase family protein has protein sequence MMAEIKGINRFFLLVTAPLFGLLIALILSGPKISWTTEPELITADAQQMDQAFGSISSGLEQAEETAKYTISSIRETAELYHKTTNTMTTIVQTAQNTAAKPEIIYNKRITAKLGSPKETIKSERIILELYKVNPGNYKGYAVKVKLKSPEAMKMTLGGDKLGGSETTKQAVSRYGAIAGINAGGFADSKGKRYPLSTTMLNGKYLNGFEPSYKDLFFVGMDKNGKLIGGKFKDKAQLDRLEPSFGASFVPILLKDGQKTAIPLKWQTSPLRAPRTVIGNYKDDQLIILVIDGYNENGNSGATLQELQDKLYNMGVVNAYNLDGGGSSSLVWNGKVINNPSDGQLRPVPTHFLFFK, from the coding sequence ATAATGGCCGAAATCAAAGGAATAAACCGGTTCTTTCTGCTTGTGACCGCCCCTCTGTTCGGTCTGCTTATCGCGTTGATCCTGAGCGGGCCCAAGATCAGCTGGACGACCGAGCCAGAATTAATTACTGCCGATGCTCAACAGATGGATCAGGCCTTCGGCTCCATTTCGTCCGGTCTCGAACAAGCCGAGGAGACAGCCAAATATACCATCTCCTCCATTCGCGAGACGGCTGAGCTTTATCACAAAACGACAAATACGATGACAACAATCGTACAAACGGCCCAGAATACGGCAGCCAAACCGGAAATCATTTATAACAAGCGCATTACCGCGAAGCTCGGCAGCCCGAAGGAAACGATCAAGAGCGAGCGAATCATCCTTGAGCTGTATAAAGTGAACCCCGGCAACTATAAAGGATATGCAGTGAAGGTGAAGCTGAAGTCTCCGGAAGCTATGAAAATGACGCTCGGCGGCGACAAGCTCGGCGGCTCGGAGACGACAAAGCAAGCCGTTTCACGGTACGGAGCCATTGCGGGAATCAATGCCGGCGGTTTTGCAGATTCCAAGGGCAAGCGCTACCCGCTGAGCACGACCATGCTCAACGGGAAATACCTGAACGGCTTTGAGCCCTCCTATAAGGATTTGTTCTTCGTCGGAATGGATAAGAACGGCAAACTGATCGGCGGGAAATTCAAGGACAAGGCGCAGCTGGACAGGCTCGAACCCTCCTTTGGAGCATCCTTCGTGCCGATTCTGCTGAAGGACGGACAAAAAACGGCCATTCCATTAAAATGGCAAACCTCTCCCCTGCGGGCACCGCGAACCGTCATAGGTAACTATAAGGACGACCAGTTGATCATTCTAGTTATTGACGGCTACAACGAGAATGGCAACTCGGGAGCCACGCTGCAGGAATTACAGGACAAGCTGTATAACATGGGGGTAGTGAACGCTTATAATCTGGACGGCGGCGGATCCTCATCACTCGTATGGAATGGCAAAGTGATCAATAATCCTTCTGATGGCCAGCTGCGTCCCGTGCCTACCCATTTCCTGTTCTTTAAATAA
- a CDS encoding aminotransferase class I/II-fold pyridoxal phosphate-dependent enzyme: protein MERWLDLGQRKQLLPFGQQFGRWSDGTEMISLALCGGDGGEGIAELDAVLRRARMKPELPGAESGGDPQGCQPLRDWLSVAYTEEEGCRTDSSQLLLTGGSAEAMDIILRWCLNIGGTVLLETPASPEMLEAVRQQGGQAILIPCDKEGMLIEALAREIERERPSLIYVAPRYSNPSGRVWSEQRQEDLLRLAARHALLVVEDDCAGAIPFRGKAAGDRAAEEQAGAAAEPQTLYRLRQKEAPLYSGAEVVGIGSFQATAFPSLPVAWIRGSERSIQALTHIRTAMRKRLKAPALEKAAYEQRLYALLSAPAFSWPEHAARLAAEYAARRAAMLEQLREQPAWHGASFEEPQGGLFLWLRLPPGLCSEALLRAALPKGAAFMPGARCYAAGAEAPPDGDAIRLTYAAHSAERLRRGLARIAEAIAEFTARGLG from the coding sequence TTGGAACGCTGGTTGGATTTGGGGCAAAGAAAGCAGCTATTGCCTTTTGGACAGCAGTTCGGCAGATGGAGCGACGGGACGGAGATGATATCCCTCGCGCTTTGTGGAGGCGACGGCGGGGAAGGCATCGCGGAGCTGGATGCAGTGCTGCGAAGGGCAAGGATGAAGCCGGAGCTTCCTGGTGCCGAAAGCGGAGGCGATCCTCAAGGCTGCCAGCCGCTGCGGGATTGGCTATCGGTCGCCTATACAGAAGAAGAGGGCTGCCGTACGGATTCAAGCCAGCTGCTGCTGACTGGCGGCAGTGCTGAAGCGATGGATATTATCCTGCGCTGGTGCCTGAACATCGGCGGCACAGTGCTGCTGGAGACGCCGGCGTCGCCGGAGATGCTGGAAGCGGTTCGCCAGCAGGGCGGTCAGGCTATTCTCATACCGTGCGATAAAGAAGGGATGCTGATAGAAGCGCTAGCGCGTGAAATTGAGAGAGAGCGGCCGTCGCTTATTTATGTCGCGCCCCGGTACTCCAATCCTTCGGGCCGGGTATGGAGCGAGCAACGTCAGGAGGACCTGCTGCGTTTGGCAGCCCGTCATGCCCTGCTGGTGGTTGAAGATGACTGTGCGGGGGCCATTCCGTTTAGAGGCAAGGCTGCCGGGGATAGGGCCGCAGAGGAACAGGCAGGAGCTGCAGCTGAACCGCAAACGCTGTATCGGCTACGACAGAAGGAGGCTCCCTTATACTCCGGGGCTGAGGTGGTGGGCATCGGGTCATTCCAGGCTACGGCGTTCCCGTCTTTGCCTGTTGCCTGGATCCGGGGCAGCGAGCGCTCGATCCAGGCATTGACCCATATCCGGACCGCCATGCGAAAACGCTTGAAGGCTCCGGCTCTGGAGAAGGCGGCCTATGAGCAGCGTCTCTATGCGCTGCTCAGTGCTCCGGCATTCTCTTGGCCGGAGCATGCCGCGCGGCTGGCGGCGGAGTATGCCGCCCGGCGCGCGGCCATGCTGGAGCAGCTTCGGGAGCAGCCCGCGTGGCATGGCGCCAGCTTTGAAGAGCCGCAGGGCGGGCTCTTCCTCTGGCTGCGCCTGCCGCCGGGCCTGTGCTCCGAAGCGCTGCTCCGCGCGGCGCTGCCGAAGGGCGCCGCGTTCATGCCCGGCGCGCGCTGTTACGCCGCCGGGGCAGAGGCGCCGCCGGATGGGGACGCCATCCGGCTCACGTACGCGGCGCACAGCGCAGAGCGGCTGCGCCGGGGCCTGGCGCGGATCGCGGAGGCGATCGCGGAGTTCACGGCGCGCGGCCTGGGCTGA
- a CDS encoding DUF2161 domain-containing phosphodiesterase, which translates to MAVQHETELYAPLKAFFEARGYVIRSEVRHCDLVGIHPDQEEPLIVELKKTFNLSLLLQGLERQKLSSEVYLAVERNRPKKGAHNQKWNEITLLCRKLGLGLITVTRYKTKSPFIEVLCSPGDKVFVPAPKVVKTRAARLLHEFHERSGDYNVGGSHGKKLVTAYRERALRVASALRDGGIMAPREVRASSGVGTAADILQRNYYGWFDRVARGRYALSPAGVKALQEYAAVIEGMPAGATAAAAAVDALEPVDG; encoded by the coding sequence ATGGCCGTTCAGCATGAGACCGAATTGTATGCTCCGCTGAAAGCCTTTTTTGAGGCGCGGGGTTACGTCATTCGCAGCGAGGTTCGCCACTGCGATCTCGTCGGCATCCATCCGGACCAGGAGGAGCCGCTAATCGTCGAATTGAAGAAGACGTTCAATCTTTCGCTGCTGCTTCAAGGTCTGGAGAGACAAAAGCTTAGCAGCGAGGTATATCTGGCCGTAGAGCGCAATCGCCCTAAAAAGGGAGCGCATAATCAGAAGTGGAACGAGATCACCCTTCTGTGCCGCAAGCTTGGGCTCGGCCTGATCACGGTGACCCGCTATAAAACAAAAAGCCCGTTTATCGAAGTGTTATGCTCGCCTGGCGATAAAGTATTTGTCCCCGCCCCAAAAGTTGTCAAGACACGTGCAGCACGCCTGCTGCATGAGTTCCATGAGCGAAGCGGGGACTACAATGTCGGCGGCAGCCATGGGAAGAAGCTGGTGACAGCTTACCGCGAACGGGCCCTGAGGGTCGCCAGCGCGCTGCGGGACGGCGGCATCATGGCGCCGCGCGAGGTTCGCGCCAGCAGCGGCGTTGGCACGGCGGCGGATATTCTGCAGCGCAACTACTACGGCTGGTTCGACCGGGTAGCGCGGGGGCGCTACGCGTTGTCACCGGCCGGCGTCAAGGCGCTGCAAGAGTATGCCGCCGTCATTGAGGGCATGCCAGCGGGCGCGACGGCGGCAGCGGCGGCGGTGGACGCCTTGGAGCCGGTGGACGGTTAA
- a CDS encoding PrkA family serine protein kinase produces MDIFKRIAAYRAESDSLAWSGTFKDYIELLAKDPSPAMTAHARVYEMIESYGIEEVNGHKRYKFFEQEIFGLDQAIEKLVEEYFHSAARRLDVRKRILLLMGPVSGGKSTLVTLLKRGLEKFSRTDKGAVYAISGCPMHEDPLHLVPHELRPEVEQALNVRIEGNLCPVCQMKLKTEYGGDIEPVAVERVLLTEEGRVGIGTFSPSDPKSQDIADLTGSIDFSTITEYGSESDPRAYRFDGELNKANRGIMEFQEMLKCDEKFLWNLLSLTQEGNFKAGRFALISADEMIIAHTNESEYRAFIANKKNEALQSRMIVMPIPYNLKVSQEEKIYAKLIGQSDMRHVHIAPHALRSAAIFSVLTRLKETKKQGVDLVKKMRLYDGEEVEGYKDADLKELQNEYLEEGMSGVDPRYVINRISSALIKQDLHCMGALDILRAIKDGLDQHASITKEERERYLNFISIARKEFDELAKKEVQKAFVYSFEESAKTLFENYLDNIEAFCNWSKIRDPLTDEELDPDERLMRSIEEQIGISENAKKTFREEILIRISAYSRKGRKFQYNHHDRLREAIEKKLFADLKDIVKITTSTKTPDENQLKRINEVSKRLIDEHGYCPVCANELLRYVGSLLNR; encoded by the coding sequence ATGGACATTTTCAAACGTATTGCAGCTTACCGTGCGGAAAGCGATTCACTGGCATGGAGCGGCACTTTTAAGGATTATATTGAGCTGTTGGCCAAGGATCCCTCCCCTGCTATGACTGCCCATGCCCGAGTATATGAAATGATTGAGTCATACGGAATCGAAGAGGTAAACGGGCACAAGCGGTATAAATTTTTTGAACAGGAAATCTTTGGTCTCGATCAGGCGATCGAAAAGCTGGTTGAGGAGTATTTTCATTCGGCGGCCCGGCGTCTTGATGTGCGCAAGCGGATTTTATTACTGATGGGACCGGTAAGTGGCGGGAAATCTACACTGGTCACCTTGTTAAAAAGAGGGCTGGAGAAATTCTCCCGAACCGACAAAGGTGCGGTTTACGCGATTTCGGGCTGCCCTATGCATGAGGACCCGCTGCATCTTGTCCCGCATGAGCTGCGCCCCGAGGTGGAGCAGGCGTTGAACGTTCGGATTGAAGGCAATTTATGCCCCGTTTGCCAGATGAAGCTGAAGACGGAGTACGGCGGAGATATCGAGCCTGTTGCCGTGGAGAGGGTGCTGCTTACGGAAGAAGGGCGCGTCGGCATTGGCACCTTCAGCCCCTCCGATCCGAAGTCGCAGGACATCGCCGACCTGACGGGGAGCATTGATTTTTCTACCATTACGGAATACGGCTCCGAATCCGACCCGCGGGCCTATCGCTTCGATGGGGAGCTAAACAAGGCTAATCGCGGGATTATGGAGTTTCAGGAGATGCTGAAATGCGACGAGAAGTTCCTCTGGAATCTGCTGTCCCTGACGCAGGAAGGGAATTTCAAGGCTGGCCGGTTTGCGCTGATTAGCGCTGATGAAATGATCATTGCTCACACGAACGAATCGGAATACAGGGCCTTTATTGCGAATAAGAAAAATGAAGCGCTGCAGTCGCGGATGATCGTCATGCCGATCCCTTACAATCTTAAGGTGTCGCAGGAGGAGAAGATTTACGCGAAGCTCATCGGCCAAAGCGACATGAGGCACGTGCATATTGCTCCCCATGCTCTCCGCTCGGCAGCCATATTCTCGGTCTTGACCCGGCTGAAGGAGACGAAAAAACAGGGCGTCGATCTCGTGAAGAAGATGCGCCTGTACGACGGGGAAGAAGTCGAGGGCTATAAGGATGCCGATCTGAAGGAGTTACAGAATGAATATTTGGAGGAGGGCATGTCCGGCGTCGATCCGCGGTACGTCATCAATCGCATATCCAGCGCGCTCATCAAACAGGACTTGCACTGCATGGGAGCGTTGGATATCCTCAGAGCGATTAAGGATGGACTTGATCAGCATGCTTCAATTACAAAGGAGGAGCGCGAGCGATACCTCAATTTTATCAGCATCGCCCGCAAGGAATTCGACGAACTGGCCAAGAAGGAAGTGCAGAAGGCGTTTGTCTACTCTTTTGAAGAGTCGGCAAAAACACTGTTCGAGAACTATCTTGACAACATAGAGGCATTCTGCAACTGGAGCAAAATCCGCGACCCGCTGACCGATGAGGAGCTGGATCCCGACGAGCGGCTGATGCGGTCCATCGAGGAGCAGATCGGCATCTCCGAAAATGCGAAAAAAACATTTCGTGAGGAAATCCTGATCCGGATTTCGGCCTATTCACGGAAAGGGCGTAAATTTCAATACAATCACCATGACCGGCTGAGGGAAGCGATCGAGAAGAAGCTATTCGCTGACCTGAAGGATATCGTCAAAATTACGACGTCCACAAAAACCCCGGACGAAAATCAGCTCAAACGGATCAACGAGGTCAGTAAGCGGCTGATCGATGAGCACGGCTATTGC